The genome window GTATTTGTTAATGTGCATGGTTTTGTAATTATTATTGAATTGATATTGTAgacaaatctttttttttatctggggTCACCTGTCTTACTTGTCACATGCACGCCCGTGTGTTTGAGGGGCTGCTGAGATTATTAGTACACCAGCTGTGCACGAGGAGGCCCAGACTTCAACATCTGAAACACCATCTTGCTTACGAACATTTTCAGAGGTGTCAAACGACAGTCTGGAATATTCGTCTTATGTCTGGATAGCCGCCAGTTTACGGCAGCATCTTCGTGAAATGTTTGGTGCGGTCCCTCGGCCCAGCAAAACAACGTTGTCAGAATTGTACATGTGTGGCTGACCTTTTCagaatatcttttttcatacatagCGTCAGGAAGCTAAGACATAATATATACGTTCGTTACGCTACAAGTTTAGTCATCATCACAGCGTTCTCTCTCCTGTAGGGGCTGTTCATGGTGGCCGGGGCGGGGCTGCTGCTGGCGGGGGCTGTCTTCCTCCTGGAGCTTTGTGTGCCCCCGAATACTAAGGACTAACACCTCGGACTGACCCACTACCTGTACACAACGGGTTCCTCGCTGACTGATGCTCTCCCTCCATTTTTCGAAACCTGCTACCGCCCACCTTGCTTGCGTTATGATAtgatatttttctatgtatatccAAACCACATATTTATTAGTAGTACGTCTTTGTCATCGTGCACGAATTCAAGCTTCATAAGTGGCAAGAGTTTTCAGTTTGTCGTGTTTTGTGCGTTTCTTCGTCTGATGTTTGTTCTTGGGTTTGCTCCTGTGccatctgtgcgtgtgtgtgtgtgtgtgtgtgtgtgtgtgtgtgtgtgtgttttccctcgCTGATTTATAGGTATGATTAAGGTTTCATATCGCAATTCATTAAAgcaatgcgagagagagagagagagagagaaaaaaaaaatcgtcagtgacaaaaaaaaaaaaaaaaaaaactaatgtcgCGTACCTCACAGAGCAAGTATGTAATCACAGTGACCACTAATGGAAACTTAAGCAAACAGTGATCATAACTCGAAGACGATGACTTGGTATCACCGAACTCGGAGCACTCGAACCCAATGTTTTACACGTGTCCAATACTTAAGTGAATACTGGGCTGGGAAGGACACGCAGGCTTTTTAGATTATACTGTGTCTTTAATGGATTACGAGAAACAGCACTCAGTAGCAAGCCTTGACCATATGCAAAAAGACACGGGCCATTTCCACAGCTTGACATAGAGGGTGTATAAGCTTTAAGACTGACTACTTAAGACgatgaaaattccttgtgtagtattttttttctttttatatctctgcctatagcgccggtaggctttcttcaggggcctggtggtcggctcaagcccgtcatggcgcaggcaatttttatagtggcgctagttatgcttggctcatgctgccccccggaactaattttttattcacttggacggtttcttctagagtccgggttgattggtggtcttcaggacagcatgtgggtaatcttaggccactcggttgATATAGACGCTAAGAAATTTGGAAAAACTCTACAGGAAATCTTAATGTCTGGTGCCATGTAGAAACTCTGACCATTACGGAGTCTATAAATTGGCTTTGATGCTTACTGGGACATTGTATATTTGGCTGTGGAAGTGGCTGATAGAAGACTGGATTGGTTTTTCAAGTCGTCAATAGCCATCGGTTTATTACATGGAAGCACGAAGCGAGTCACGATGTCGATTAGTGTCAACAAACAAAGcaacaataaaaaagtaataattaGTTGGTCACAGATGAGTTTAGAATGGGATCGTTAATGAGGTTGTTAGTCTCATTTCATCATGCAAGAAGATTAACTAATAAGAAATGAAGACGATCCAGAGTGACatatttacttgtttgtttgtttatacagatttagtttatttatgtcTGTTGGTTTTGCGTTTTAATTTGTTGGTTATTTTTTACCTGTTTATAAGTTTGCTAGTTTGTGTATttactattcatttatttacgttttttttatgtatatgaatttattgacctctcttttggccatctACTTTCTTTATGGGAGCAGTGGTTAGCAggcttttatacttatttattttaccccttgagctgcttcctttactgtaaaaacatGTACTTGTTTATTTATGAGTatgcttatttatttgtttagatTCTACGGAGAACGagctcaacctaacctaacctaacctaacctaacctaacctaacctaacctaacctaacctaacctaacctaacctaacctaacctaacctaacctaacctaacctaacctaacctaacctaacctaacctaacctaacctaacctaacctaacctaacctaagcgtGTGCGTGACGGAGCCTCATTCACCgtatctttcttctccctccacccccgAGTGCAGTGCCGGTCAGAAATTGTCACCCTCCGCCGTGTTCTACTGCTTTTAATGGCGAAGGTGCTGCTGTTTCCCCTGCTACTCTGTCCTAGTTACTTATGCATGTTATGGCGTAGGTTGAAGGAGGCGTTTTGGCGGGTATTTAgaacaatttttcttttcttacttaatAAAATCTACGCACAAGCTATCAGTGTTTTAGTTAttcggcttgtgtgtgtgtgtgtgtgtgtgtgagagagagagagagagagagagagagagagagagagagagagagagagagagagagagagagagagagagaccccgcaccccccaccccctccttgtTGATCACTCCTGCCTTTCCAAGCCCGTCCACTCCAGAGGAACGAGACCTCACTAattacaaaaacaaatgaaaggcTCTCTCATGCAACGCGTCTTGGCTGTTTTAATGAATGATGTAAacctcctcctcatttacctcctcctcctcctcctccttcgctttcttctcCTGCCCTGACGACCTCTTAATTAACGGCCGAGGCATCGTTTCTTGGGCGGCCATGCGTTATGTAGGAGTCTGAGAGCAGCGgcggagagtggaggaggacggCGAACGCTGGAATAAGAGACTCCTTGTTTGGGGTTCGTGAAGCAGTGGGTGAacggcagcggcggcgaggaGTGCTggtaatgcagagagagagagagagagagagagatgtgttatTAGACAGAGATGGAGTACCCGCTTTGTCATGGCTCTAAAGTGGAATTGTCTTGACTTGGTAATCATGGAGTCAATAAGCATTACGACTCCGGTAATCACGTAGCAGCGGCGTTGGGGTGGTgcgggtggagggggagggggtggtgaggGAATGTGTGGCTGCTAGTCCTATGCTTGCGTGTCTCGTGTGTCACAGCTCAGAAAAGATGCACTTAAATACTATTTGTTTATTTGGTTGAAAGTTTATTGAATATTGATGCCTCGGTTCTCTTCGCGGTACCACGGTCACGACACTGAATTGAAATTAATGTTCACGAGTCAGGCAGCCAGGCAAGTCACCTTGACGGATATTTTGTCAACGGTCCCTCGCGATTCCCAGTGTCTGGTGCACGTGCTGCCGTGCTGTAACGAAAGGCTGCTCGCCGCctgcagttgtgtgtgtgtgtgtgtgtgtgtgtgtgtgtgtatatatatatatatatatatatatatatatatatatatatatattattgtcgtgtgtgtgtgtgtgtgtgtgtgtgtgtgtgtgcgttctaaCACCCACTCTTCCCGGATAGTTGCCACAGGGTACAGGAGATGGCTCAACCCCTGCAGAAGGTGCTGATGGAGCCCGAGGTGGTGCGTGGCCTCACGCAGGACCCCGCCACCTTCAGGTATCACTTCCCTGGATGCTCTGCTCACATTTACTGTTAAATTTTTCCACCAGTAAGATTTGAATGAAGCGTCTGTTGCCTAGTTATCGCCAGCCACTCTCAGGTGGGTGTGGGGCGACAGTGTTGGCTGTCAGCAGTGGAGAATGAGGTTCAACATATTACTTGCAGGTTCCCCCGCCGCCCGCTAGTGGTGGCGGGGGCGGTGCACTGGCCGCCCCACGTTGGTGTGACCCATGGCCCAGACGGCCTCGGCATCTCGGGCGCCATGGCCAACGTGATGCAGGTGCTCGCCGAGACGCTCAATTTCACGTAAGGGACCAACTCGTGACAATCTTGCTTTCTGTGTGAACACAATCCTGAACAGAGCTGCCGCTAGTCACGTGCGGCTTGTGCTTGAAGCAACCGAGTGTGACGGTCGTGTTCTCATTAATACAGCTACACCATCGTAACGCCCGCCGACGGCTCGTGGGGGGCTGAGCGATCCAACGGCACGTGGACTGGCATGGTGGGCCAAGTGGTTGAGAAGGTGAGGCGTGGGACTATTTACCTGTATTGTAACCTAACTGCAACATTTAAGTGACAAGGAGGTGGATTTCCTCGTAGCTGTAGGCCTGCCACTTGGTTCGCAGAAGGCGGACGTCGCTGTGGGCCCGTTTGGCATCACGCTGAGGAGGAGCCAAGTGGTCGATTTCACGGAGTCCTTTTACTTTGATGACCGCTCCATCCTGGCGAAGAAAGGGGTGCCGGAAATCGACCACTGGGGTTTCTTATACCCCCTGACGTCGTCTGTGTGGGCGGCGATGATGGCGGTGCTGGCGATGGTGTGGGTGCTGTCGATGGTGTTGCTGCGTCGCCCGAAAGGTGTTGGTCTACTGGGCTGGTGGGGAGAGCTTCTGCTGGAAAATATTCGTATTCTTCTAAACCAAGGTGGGATTTTAATAGATTTACAGAGTATTGTAATTTCCTCTATTTACAAATGAGACAATACTTACTTGCTCGTGAGGCATCTAAGTGCAGCACAGAAGTGGCGAATTAATTTACACCAGTGTTCACCGTTTATGCTCTATATACGGAACTCTTACTGCTCAGTGACATGCATTCTTCCAGTCATCAATATCTTTTAAGACGCATTTTTCCAGGCATCAGTATTTTTTAAGCTGCGCTGTTCCTTTGTTGATCAGCTGACTCACACCTCACTGTCTGGCAGGCGTGAAGAAGACGCTGCTGTTGGGGAGTTCAAAGATCCGGAATGTGAGTGGGTTGTGGGTAGTGGTGGCGGCCGTGGTCTTCTGGAGCTACTCGGGCACCCTCACGTCCCTGCTGGCCGTGAGGTTCATCCCGCAACCCATCCAGACCCTCAGGGACCTGCTGGACGACCCTTCCCTCACCGTCATCATGGAGCCCAACACCATCGTCACCGACACCATCGCGGTGGGTTTCCTTTACCTAACATTTTATCGTCCTGCGGTTCTTAATACGTCACCACAACTCGCTGCAACAGCCACCAAAAACCTTGTGTGCTGTATTTCACGTCTCATCGCTTTACTTGTAGAAAATGAAATTCGGAGAGCTTCGGGAACTCCACGAGCTACAGTTCGTGGGTCGCGTGCGTTATCAACACGCCTCCACCTTCCCCCGCGCCCTGGACACTCAGGTCCGCCGCCAGCGACACGTCATCATCAGCACCAGCCTCTCCGCCGAACTCTTCATGGCTGACATCTTTACTCAGACGGGTACGACTTGAAGCGAGTAGCGGCTGACCGAGAGTGTGCAGCATTGGTGTTGTCTCTGTGAATGCCATTTCCTTTTCACGAATATTTGTTTCGATGTTAGTATTTGCACAGAAGCTTCAGATATCGATAAAAGGAGGACGACAGTGTAGTCGTGACGGAAAGGactatttacattaaaaaaagtgAAGCTTGAGAAAGTTGGATGATGTTGATAGGGTGTCATCCTCAAAGATATATTTTTAttacaaaaaatatgtatttcATTGTATCCTTATCGGTCTCATGATCTCGCCTTTATCTTCTCCAGGGAGCTGCGATTTTTACAAGGCGAGGCAGAGCTTCTTCACGTCCACGCACTGCATGATCGGCCCCAAGGACAGCCTCCTCGTGCCGGCCATCAACCACAGGTAAGAACACTCATCCCCTGAAGGTTTGGGAGATTCGAAGTAGTGGTGCGTTCCTCCGTGGTGTGCTGGTTAGTCACCCTTGCTGTTAGTGTTCTGGACTGTGCTTGGTACTGTCGGGGAAGTTGTCGATGATGCAGgtattctttttccctttaccTGATTCTCGACCAAGGTGTATATTATTCTGAAGAAGTCTAGAAAGTCAACTTGTCAACTGGGTGTCCATTGTCTGTGTTCGCGGCGAAGGATTTCTATTTACCACAGGCTCACAGGACTAAAAGGCGGAGTGGCGACCAAGGCAACTGGCGTGACCAAGATTTGCATCCCGCAATGACGGTCTTGAACAGGAAGGTCTGGCGTCATCATGTTAAATAATCGTCCATGTGACTTGTGCGAGGTGGCACAGGGATCAGTAATACGTACAAAAGAAACAATATTGATGTGACTTATAAATTGAATATTTTAACCTCGATTCAACTAATACAAATCAGCCATTACCCGTTATGTAGGTAAGCTATTATCAAGGTAAAACTGAACACCAACGCAACCCAAGCGTATCAGTCAGCCAGTCTTGCATCATAACCCCTTGTACAGGAGGCATACACGTTTCACAGGGATGATCTGCGACTTGTAAAACTGATTATTCTCTATTCGTGGCGGCGATTTTGCTTCCTTTCGAGATTCAGCTGATAATTAACTAAAGGACATGAACATAACGTATCAGCTGATGAGATCCGAAGATGCACAGCAAACAAGAAAAGCAAAATCATAACAGGCAAGTTACATTGTTGCCACATATTTAAGGTGAATGTCATGTGTTCTAACTGCGTGAGCCTCTGAATATTATCACGAGGATCCTCACGTTGTAGACTCATGTAGAGGAAGGTCGTGGTCATCCcagggtggtgtggtgttgttgcAGGATACGCGCCCTGATCGAGTCCGGCCTGTACGAGCACTGGCTGCTGAGCGACATCCCGGCCCTCACCACCTGCCGCTCCTCGCCGCCCATCGTGCTCGTCAGGGCGCCGCTCTCCCTCGCCAACCTGTGGGTAAGCGGGGAAGGGTGGCGCCGGTGGGTTCTGTCTGGTGATCCTCGAGCTCGTgaactcttattttttccttcatttgccttccttctttctttttcttctttctttcttttttctttctttttcttctttctttctttctttctcttttttctcttcttcttctattactactaaCCGTACTACTATAACTCCtactaatgatgataacaataatgataacaatggcAGCATAAATGATAACAGTCCATAACACTGCCGCCTCACCCTCCTGGTCAGGGCGCCGTGGTGCTGCTGGGCGCGGGACAAGTGCTTGCTCTGCTCGCCTTCTGCATCGAGATGTTGGGGTGCCGCGTGTGCCCCTGAAGACTCACGCTGCCCGGCCATCTTCTCtaacactccctcctttcctgtccTCTCCCATCCCATATTCTTCCTgactcctttttattcttcccctCTGTCTCTCATGTAACCTGTCCACCCTTGACGCTCCCCTCCATTTAcacgcctttttttttctctctctcctaccagcGTTTTGTCTTTATCCCCGTCAGTTCCTCTTTCTGTGAGCTATAAGTACTCCGGCTTTTTACGTCTCCTTCCCATCACATcgccactcttcctttcctctcccgtccCAAATTCCTGATTAATTATcgctcttcactcccttcccttccttttccattcatctTGTCCACCTCTCCTGCTCTTTTCTGAATGTTCCGTTTTCTCTCACAACCTATGCTTCTCATGCAACAGGAATTCCGGCGGTGTCTCAGAGTACTCCATGGCTGGGAAGGATTAACATTGAACAATACAATTTCCCACGACGCtctagaaaggaggaagaacccCCGTCATGGGCTGCTCCTGGTTGACACCTGTGCAAACAAAGTAAATCGCCACCTTTGTGAATCGATCTTTGGTCCCGTGCTAAGGTCCACTTGATTTTGTTATTTATGATCCGTGTAGTCAGCGTGCATTACAGTGAACCGTTAGCATATACCACCGTTGAAACATGTCCTTGTATAATGAATGACCACAGCAATAGGCAGTGCCACTTATGGTATTATACTCACTAGCTGGAAAGAAATACATGATACTGCAACATGTTTGTCATTTTTTGTCCGTGATGTTTGCCTTTATGTGCATGATGATGAGTTTTGCGTGAAGATGTAAAATTCTTGTCAGAGGGAGAAATTTGAACGTCGTGAGCATTTCTGGCTGGACTGCTACACTTACAAAGGCGTGACACATATCAAGGAAAACACTGGTCCGGGAAGATGGAGTACATGCAAGTTTTGGTGCCGACTGTCGCCCTCTAGGAGTCTACATGGACCCATTAGCCACCGTTCGAGTTGCTTATGGGTCGGTATTCGACACTAACTTCTCATACACCAATAATTTTTTACGTTCATGAAgtctttgtcaaactaccaccagggtcataaaactacccatgaaaatgcccacaagttctaggaaagccttgttaaatggaTGTGTTTGGGCTCCGAAAGGTTTCTGAATAGGATCCTGAACTCCCTCCCCTGATCCTCCTGCACACTCACCAagctgaccacacacacacacacacacacgagttcagCGCTTGATCAAACCCTTTAATTTCGGTGGATCTCATTACTTGAATGGGACAAGTAGATATAATTTCCCATGACTGAATTCACGTGGTCTTGTTTAGCTAAGTCAGCGTCTCATGTCGCCGCGTCTCGGGCAGAAGCCATTGATTGCAGAGAACGGAGCTCAACAAGGTACGCAAAGCTATTTACGCTGAGCTTTGTCATGATTGTTGatacatctttatttatttatttgaaggTTCTGCATCATAAAAAACTCAAACATAAGCAGATGTACATATGGAATCTCGAGGGTGGCACAATAGTGTAAAACAAAAACCTTATTTTCACTGTGGTCCTGAAAACATGCAACCAAATTGATGCTTAAACTCAACTTTATAAACAATAGTTGACAAAAAATGCAATAAATCGACTAGATATACTCTTCTGACTTGGAGAATATAGATTTCAATTAATATATGTAAAGAACATAAAGCTTATATCTTGTGCCACTATGTCCAGGAGATGAGACTTGCCAAGTTTCTTAATATTGTCCTTAATTGTAATATTGTGAATGGTTGTGGAACTTTATTTCATTCAGCAGCCCCAGTATATGCACGGCTGCCTTTCCCTAGTGAACTGCATAATCTAGGCACAGTGAGTGACCCTTGACTTGATCTAGTGTTTATGTGTGACTGAAGTGAAGTGGACAAACAAATGGGGAACCAGTAAAGAAGTTTCATTGATAATTTGATGAACTTGATTAAGCTTTGAGTTACTCTCTTTGCAGCTGGTGACCCGCTTCACAGCATGTAGTGACAGTGGTCAACACGAGTAAGTGCTGCGAATTTCAAGGCTGTTTTTGACACtgccgtttttttatttttttttatttttttatttttttatttatctagtcCAGAAAACCAAGAGGAACATGAATAATCAAAGTGACGCTGCACCAAAGCACTCGCCAACAGTTTCATTGTATCTCCAGCAAAATGCTTTTTCTTTGTTGCCAAAAGTTTAGTCCTGGAGCCCACTATTCCTATAACACTCAGACCACGTGTTAGCTGAAATATTATCGTCCAATACAACTCCAAGATACTAAGTGATGCTGGACTTAATATTGATTTTCGTGTCATTGAATAGATTATTATGAATAGATTTTGGAGTATACTGAGTCTTGGTTTATTTCCAAATGTGATACATTCTGCTCTACTTAGATGAGATGATCTGTTGTTGATCGACCAATGGCTAACGTGGTATAAGCCTGCACTGACGTTTGTTTGATAGCATGAATATTGTTCCCAGACACAACTGGAGCGGAATTATCGGCATACAACAGTAGCTTACATTTTACTGCTGCGTTCATGGCATTGATGTATAAGATGTATAACAGGATCAACAGAGGACCGAATACACGACAAGGCAACACATAAAACTCTtaaagcgaacacacacacacacacacacacacaatcctctcCGGGTCAccaaacacactaaataattttCGTCGGAAGTTGAAAACCAATTGTTGTGTCCTTCGTCTGGGGTTTTCCTTGCATGGccttcaggtggtggtggtggtggtgaagatggtggtggtggtggtgcttcttGATGCAGGGAGGAGGTTAAGGCAGGACACGTCGGCGGCAGGTAGTCTTCAGGTATGGCCGGTCACTTCAGATAAATGTAGCGTGTCGAGGGCTGTGCCGTGTCCATATTTTCCCCACAGATAGCAGTGCATGCATTCGGAAACAACACAtcatttttgcttccttttctttggttACGTGTATAATTTATCTTACGTGAAACTTCTATTCATTAACACAGATAACTTACATCGTGGTCACTTCTCTTTAATGGTGGGTCAATACTTTACTGGCGATCTTGCTGAGTGGAGGATGTGGCTCTGTGCTGTGTTGGGGATATTTTCCTTGTCGAAGTATTTTTATCTCACGTTCGTCAACGCACCGTCACTTTTTTAATGGTGATTCAATATTTTACTGGCGATCTTGCTGAGTGGAGGATGTGACTGTGTTGTGTTGGGGATATTTTCCTTGTCGAAGTATTTTTATCTCacgttcttcatttttctccattgCAAGTTTCCTCGAAGTCTCGGTGTCCGGCGGTCGAAGTGAATGATCCATACAAAGCGAaaaggtcctcctcctcccctgggaAGCTCTGTAACGGCCTGTCTTattctattttcatcctttcaGCGGCGTGGACTTCCTCAAAGGCGGAGTATTAAGACCTTTTCCAAGTTCCGTGAAGTTGTTTCAGATCTCTCTTCACACATTTGGCCGAGGGTGTCACTGGCCGACGGCgacttttctcttatatttccaGACTTCGTTGCTTcgatgtttcttttatttttttcgtctcatttttccattatttcacctttttttcacgTCATGCAGTGCTACTAactattttacttttgtttctcagtatattttcttccttttttctgttatAGCTTACCATTGTCTGTTAAAGTATTACAAGAATCACCGCCCCATGATTCGCATCCTCGGTCATGGCGCTTCATGATACATGCAGTGCTTTAATCAACTTGAACACAGAGTCAGACAGAAGGTGTGTCGTTCATAATATGTTTAAAGCAATGGAGGGGTCTTGTCGTGTATCCAGCTTCTCCTCCAAGGTTTACAACACACCCTTCTTCCTTAGTGCGGCAGTGATGGGCCACAAACACATCGCTCAAGTCTCGTTTGTTCATCCGCATCCACTCGTTGGGGATAAAATTGCCCCATGTGTTTGCCAGACATTAATttgactttttattttattttcgtaagcatcatcacaatcactatcaccacctctcactcccctcccaaaataccaaataaataaaatgaataaatgaacaactactactactactactactactactactactactactactactattactactactgataacAATTACCTAATACCTTACAAACAGATTACCCAAGAAAAATATATCTCCTCCCCACTTACACTCCTCACCgccaacaaccaccactaccaaactCATCACCACAtactcaacaccactaccaccggacaccatcaccaccacctcttcacaagcactcatactcagcaccacccaccaccacctacacccaaATCCAACACCTCGGGTCAACTGgtatgcgtgtgtttgtgtgtgtgtgtgtgtgtgtgtgtgtgtgtatcaggcgGTGAGTCACGCTTCGTCCTCGCGAGCTGAGCCTAGAGAGAGGTCACGTGGGCACTGTAACGCGGCCCTGAGTGCTCCTAGAATTTATGACCTCCTGGCTCGCGTGACGGGATGAACGGGTAGCGAGAAGTGCCCAGGGTTCGCGGTAG of Eriocheir sinensis breed Jianghai 21 chromosome 27, ASM2467909v1, whole genome shotgun sequence contains these proteins:
- the LOC127004197 gene encoding probable glutamate receptor gives rise to the protein MAQPLQKVLMEPEVVRGLTQDPATFRFPRRPLVVAGAVHWPPHVGVTHGPDGLGISGAMANVMQVLAETLNFTYTIVTPADGSWGAERSNGTWTGMVGQVVEKKADVAVGPFGITLRRSQVVDFTESFYFDDRSILAKKGVPEIDHWGFLYPLTSSVWAAMMAVLAMVWVLSMVLLRRPKGVGLLGWWGELLLENIRILLNQGVKKTLLLGSSKIRNVSGLWVVVAAVVFWSYSGTLTSLLAVRFIPQPIQTLRDLLDDPSLTVIMEPNTIVTDTIAKMKFGELRELHELQFVGRVRYQHASTFPRALDTQVRRQRHVIISTSLSAELFMADIFTQTGSCDFYKARQSFFTSTHCMIGPKDSLLVPAINHRIRALIESGLYEHWLLSDIPALTTCRSSPPIVLVRAPLSLANLWGAVVLLGAGQVLALLAFCIEMLGCRVCP